A stretch of Coccidioides posadasii str. Silveira chromosome 2, complete sequence DNA encodes these proteins:
- a CDS encoding uncharacterized protein (BUSCO:7423at4751~EggNog:ENOG410PIRN~COG:K~TransMembrane:3 (o1894-1913i1925-1941o1953-1970i)~BUSCO:78at33183) translates to MTFPSPSHSAKSSIASGTDKPSASRPVRSQQSPWGTAASQNPIRRGLTPLATNISSSTSGSPSRRPPQSHSPAPSASATSPLTSSFSAVLSSTSRFAVGRNNPSPASTPASFAALQAGAQQQHQQQSGQSLTSPKFRALTPSSASHLATSATSSTGGGGSGGGGGGGGGSGVSRGATFSPRLTGVNSPTGFASDKPNSASAASAVGSSQSSLSKISVAQVFLLLDSINEKEGKEKWETKAAQIHKLVGSNGMEVFSKYFRRLLSGNAPQIFPGTNKVVENAGNYPLLVQEMQKVSQDMDQARKIAETIDTSEGDIFRDFDLSTFVDHFKLDPISKVALILAFKSVSKADLRTKADAILSTSVPQFFQSLSAVSDSNKDFSSSFIGLTIERFIFNPPRNLNDDLKRKLIYAARMRYQVSDADVPAEIEAALQMFAFSDPRLTLLRQIQGRGPRSFASKDAVLEAITASGPDAYNEEQIANAILFMIYSQNWQQSSPELLVATVQQNQATHPISWRRIVQFFDKEGLRINARQFIRLFNALLPVVHDDPHFDIQCLWGGEWENKDVQFSFVTAFLSSNIDTSSIPSFRSTFSIDIFDDASEMVRQQAESIQNNPLRSLDAVKAIFDLILLTPGTWALPESQAFVKTILQHDLPTFLCSAFAIPQPWTNVQINFVIRSFMIFVSKRQEGYQFALHGVWKLDRQWVGDQLFHAFTQDPSCTDLIYEHAVEHGWLDYLLGFTTGLAMDLASLAHRKDSFDLEQWVKSAAQKTPVDMGGLLSKFLRIKAEDELRVRHKEQAAPQMVSLAVKTVYALLLILEDYITDHENLTPIQRICLQAYPRLINYGEGFDDIIEANGTNGNAIPDEVEKQMQDLFGKMYHEELSLREILELMRRYKSSRDPGEQDLFTCMVHGLIDEYHCYHEYPLEALSKTAVMFGGIINFKLISGIPLKVGLGMILDAVRDHESHESMYKFGVEAIEQLVSRLPEWPGFCGLLLQVPSLQGTAIYRKAEDVLRAQGHRLNDTDRDVNGLADGLALANGTVDDLVGADSTHRNFRSLHVDPPLRPDIYREPEEDVHDKILFILNNVSEQNIHAKLKDLQDVLRDQHHQWFASYIVEQRAKVQPNFQQLYLELLGLIDDKTLWAEVLRETYVSAIRLLNAESTLNSSTDRAHLKNLGGWLGSLTIARDKPIKHKNIYFKDLLIEAFDTQRLTVVIPFTCKVLGQAMKSTIFKPPNPWLMDIIALLMEIYHFAEIKMILKFEIEVLCGDLQLDHKTIEPSSCIRERPPQLEDGLVATSIAEGLEGFDEMSLAGLNRASRNERISPAAIISSLPNLDQILVYPPSANAVIDPNVLRQIVHTAVERAIAEIIAPVVERSITIASISTAQLILKDFAMEPDEEKVRQAAGAMVRALAGSLAVVTCKEPLKINMTNYIRMIQQEYSEQPMPEGLILMCVNDNLDAACGIVEKAAEERSLPEIEKVIESQLEARRRHRIARSNEPYIDPSISRWGFFIPEPYRQVPGGLNKEQLAIYEEFARQSRGQNHIQNTSTDSIKQLPDVLQEGFPAIPNLSTPAEQPALPHQMTQAQQDAGVQQQTIANAQPQLNGFLQSANPREKVEKLVGDLQQAAHDAPEDHIKDLWRDSPILQEYNQILRAILSSPNGEELARLTATKICSTLYTQTEKPLEIEVLVHLLSKICELSSLVARYTWAVLAEVEDGQMFNVPVTVALIDAGLMDLHRVDLILAKLIKEKNVAALELLAALMARVLFNDEPSALRSDFSGSLAAMNQWLIEDPNLNVAKDIIQKLHESGIPESVNAFLTDQARSTRDQMEYIFSEWIGVYKFAGANDKMYSTFLKDMHQRQVMNNQEDSALFFRLSIDISVAMFEHEYQNLGGNLDEAFLYIDALAKLVVLLVKFQGDGDRAVKKSKPSYLNSILSLLVLVLNHHQVMRGDNFNQRVFFRLFSGILCEYAMSGLQQREEHKEMMRVFSDKFLSLQPKHCPGFVYGWLSLISHRVFMAGMLTMEDQSGWEPFCEIVQVMLSYTGEQLKPGSFSFVAKDLYKGVLRILLILHHDFPEFVAENHFRFCTVMPAHCSQLRNLVLSAYPSSFQKLPDPFRDGLKVDRLDEIHQAPRIAGDIVAPLQAANIKNAVDNALRSFSATDSAVQQICDAVDNPSEKSTGLYFAPINVDIVLLEALVLYIGQSAVSATGQKAGTPAPNNLPQSALLEKLVKVLNPEGRYYFLSSIANQLRYPNSHTHYFSNVMLELFGSYPADQQGTDIREQIIRVLLERLIVHRPHPWGLIITLQELLQNSSYPFFRLPFIQAAPEVSKKIITECCSMVLT, encoded by the exons ATGACCTTCCCTTCTCCTTCTCACTCCGCCAAATCCTCGATTGCTTCTGGCACCGACAAACCCTCTGCTTCCCGACCTGTAAGGTCTCAGCAGTCACCTTGGGGTACTGCTGCGTCTCAAAACCCAATCCGTCGTGGCCTCACGCCGCTTGCGACCAACATCTCATCTTCCACCAGCGGATCTCCGTCCCGCCGTCCTCCCCAGTCACATAGCCCTGCCCCAAGTGCCTCTGCCACGTCCCCCCTGACATCCTCCTTCTCTGCTGTTCTCAGCTCCACGAGTCGCTTTGCCGTGGGCCGGAACAACCCGTCTCCCGCGTCCACTCCCGCGTCTTTCGCCGCGCTTCAAGCTGGCGCCCAGCAACAGCATCAGCAACAATCCGGTCAATCACTCACATCTCCAAAATTTCGAGCTCTTACCCCTTCCTCTGCATCGCATCTGGCCACCTCGGCGACTTCATCAACCGGAGGAGGCGGTAGCGGCGGGGGAGGCGGCGGTGGAGGTGGTTCAGGTGTGTCAAGGGGTGCCACGTTCTCTCCACGTCTAACTGGCGTCAATTCGCCGACTGGATTTGCTTCCGATAAACCAAATTCAGCGAGTGCAGCTAGCGCTGTGGGTTCCAGTCAGTCATCTCTCTCCAAAATTTCTGTAGCCCAGGTGTTCCTCCTTTTGGATTCTATCAACGAAAAAGAGGGGAAAGAAAAGTGGGAAACTAAAGCTGCTCAAATTCACAAA CTTGTTGGCTCGAACGGAATGGAAGTGTTCTCAAAGTATTTCCGTCGCCTTCTATCTGGCAACGCACCTCAAATCTTTCCAGGCACCAATAAGGTGGTCGAAAATGCTGGAAATTACCCATTGTTGGTTCAAGAGATGCAAAAGGTTTCGCAGGACATGGACCAAGCTAGGAAGATTGCCGAAACAATTGACACTTCAGAAGGCGACATATTTCGTGATTTTGATCTATCAACCTTTGTGGATCATTTTAAACTGGATCCAATTTCTAAGGTTGCATTAATATTGGCATTCAAGAGTGTAAGCAAAGCAGACCTCCGAACAAAAG CTGATGCGATCCTCTCTACCTCTGTACCCCAATTTTTCCAAAGTCTCTCGGCAGTTTCCGACTCGAATAAGGATTTTAGTTCATCCTTTATTGGCCTGACTATCGAACGCTTCATATTTAACCCTCCTCGAAACCTGAACGACGACCTAAAACGGAAACTTATATACGCTGCTAGAATGCGATATCAAGTTTCTGACGCAGATGTGCCAGCCGAGATAGAAGCAGCACTTCAGATGTTCGCCTTCTCAGATCCTCGATTAACACTCCTTCGACAAATTCAGGGCCGCGGGCCAAGATCCTTTGCAAGTAAGGATGCAGTCCTCGAGGCTATTACTGCTTCAGGACCAGATGCCTACAATGAAGAACAAATTGCGAATGCCATCCTTTTCATGATCTATTCTCAAAACTGGCAGCAATCCTCCCCCGAATTGCTGGTTGCCACCGTCCAGCAAAACCAGGCGACTCATCCAATTAGCTGGCGAAGGATCGTCCAATTTTTCGACAAGGAAGGTCTGAGAATCAATGCACGACAGTTTATTCGCTTATTCAACGCCCTGTTGCCGGTGGTACATGATGACCCTCACTTTGATATCCAATGTCTTTGGGGTGGAGAATGGGAGAATAAGGATGTTCAATTCTCTTTTGTCACCGCATTCCTCTCTTCCAATATCGATACTTCCAGCATTCCAAGTTTTCGCTCAACATTCTCCATTGACATTTTCGATGATGCATCTGAAATGGTTCGCCAGCAGGCAGAATCAATTCAGAACAATCCCCTTCGATCTCTTGATGCTGTGAAAGCTATTTTTGATCTCATACTTCTCACTCCCGGAACGTGGGCTTTGCCAGAGAGCCAGGCCTTTGTGAAAACCATCCTGCAACATGATTTGCCGACCTTCCTCTGCTCCGCATTTGCCATTCCACAACCATGGACAAATGTACAAATCAATTTCGTCATTCGGTCGTTCATGATATTTGTGTCTAAACGTCAAGAAGGCTATCAGTTTGCTCTCCATGGTGTGTGGAAATTGGATCGCCAATGGGTTGGGGACCAACTATTCCATGCATTTACCCAGGATCCCTCATGTACAGATTTGATTTATGAGCACGCAGTTGAACACGGCTGGTTGGACTATCTCTTGGGATTTACAACCGGCTTGGCTATGGATTTGGCATCTTTAGCACACCGGAAAGATTCCTTTGATTTGGAACAATGGGTTAAAAGTGCAGCACAAAAAACTCCTGTGGATATGGGCGGTTTGTTATcaaagttcttaagaattaaGGCTGAAGATGAGCTTCGAGTTCGGCACAAAGAGCAGGCTGCTCCACAAATGGTTAGCCTGGCTGTCAAAACAGTTTACGCGCTCCTTTTGATATTAGAAGACTATATTACCGACCACGAAAATCTTACTCCGATTCAGCGTATCTGCCTACAAGCCTATCCTCGGCTGATTAACTACGGTGAAGGCTTTGATGATATAATCGAAGCCAACGGCACCAACGGCAATGCGATTCCAGACGAGGTTGAAAAGCAAATGCAAGACCTTTTCGGAAAGATGTACCATGAAGAGCTCTCTCTTCGAGAGATCCTGGAGCTAATGAGACGCTATAAATCTTCCCGTGACCCTGGGGAACAAGACCTCTTCACTTGTATGGTTCATGGCTTAATCGATGAGTATCATTGCTATCATGAGTACCCACTGGAGGCGCTATCGAAGACGGCTGTTATGTTTGGGGGCATTATCAACTTTAAGTTGATATCTGGAATCCCACTGAAAGTTGGTCTTGGAATGATACTTGACGCCGTTAGAGATCATGAATCCCACGAATCTATGTATAAATTTGGCGTGGAGGCAATTGAGCAGCTTGTCTCCCGCCTTCCTGAGTGGCCTGGTTTCTGTGGGCTCCTCCTCCAGGTCCCAAGCCTCCAAGGCACCGCAATCTATCGAAAAGCCGAAGACGTGCTCCGTGCACAAGGTCATCGTCTCAATGATACCGACAGAGACGTCAACGGTTTAGCGGATGGATTGGCACTTGCCAATGGTACCGTTGATGATCTTGTTGGTGCCGACAGCACGCATCGAAACTTCCGCTCCCTCCATGTTGATCCTCCACTACGTCCGGATATCTATCGCGAACCAGAAGAAGACGTTCATGACAAGATCCTTTTTATCCTAAACAACGTTTCAGAGCAGAATATACATGCCAAGTTGAAGGACTTGCAGGACGTGCTTCGAGACCAACACCATCAATGGTTCGCATCGTACATTGTTGAGCAGCGAGCGAAGGTGCAGCCCAATTTCCAACAACTTTATCTTGAATTACTAGGTCTAATTGACGACAAAACTCTTTGGGCTGAGGTATTAAGAGAGACTTATGTTAGCGCAATTCGACTGCTGAATGCAGAATCTACTTTGAACTCTAGCACTGATCGTGCTCATCTGAAAAACCTCGGTGGCTGGCTTGGATCATTAACTATAGCAAGGGACAAGCCGATCAAGCATAAAAACATCTATTTCAAAGATCTACTCATTGAGGCCTTCGATACTCAACGGCTTACCGTCGTCATTCCGTTTACTTGCAAAGTTTTGGGGCAAGCAATGAAATCGACCATTTTTAAGCCACCAAATCCGTGGTTGATGGATATCATTGCACTGCTAATGGAAATATATCACTTTGCGGAGATCAAAATGATCCTCAAATTTGAGATTGAGGTGCTCTGCGGAGATTTACAGCTTGATCATAAGACTATCGAACCATCCAGTTGCATTAGGGAGCGTCCGCCACAATTGGAGGATGGCTTGGTTGCCACAAGCATTGCAGAAGGACTGGAGGGTTTCGATGAGATGTCTCTGGCCGGCCTGAATCGGGCAAGTCGCAATGAGAGAATATCGCCAGCTGCAATAATTTCCAGCCTGCCTAACCTCGATCAAATACTTGTTTATCCACCATCGGCCAATGCGGTTATTGACCCTAATGTTCTCCGTCAGATCGTTCACACTGCTGTTGAACGCGCAATTGCAGAGATCATAGCTCCTGTGGTCGAACGCTCCATCACAATTGCTTCGATTTCGACTGCCCAACTGATCCTGAAAGATTTCGCCATGGAGCCTGATGAGGAGAAGGTTCGCCAAGCCGCTGGTGCCATGGTTCGTGCGTTGGCTGGCAGTCTTGCCGTGGTGACGTGCAAGGAGCCTCTGAAAATTAACATGACAAACTATATACGTATGATTCAGCAGGAGTATTCCGAGCAGCCTATGCCCGAAGGACTGATTCTTATGTGTGTCAATGATAATCTGGATGCAGCCTGCGGTATTGTCGAAAAAGCTGCAGAAGAACGCTCTCTTCCCGAAATCGAGAAGGTCATCGAATCACAGTTGGAAGCCCGTCGTCGACACAGAATCGCCCGTTCAAATGAACCCTACATTGATCCGTCAATTAGTCGTTGGGGATTCTTCATTCCGGAACCGTATAGGCAAGTGCCGGGTGGTCTTAATAAGGAACAGCTGGCCATTTACGAAGAATTCGCTCGCCAATCTCGTGGACAAAACCACATCCAAAATACTTCGACCGATTCAATCAAACAGCTGCCAGATGTCCTTCAGGAAGGTTTTCCTGCCATACCCAATTTGTCCACCCCCGCGGAACAGCCAGCTCTTCCTCATCAGATGACACAAGCACAACAAGATGCCGGCGTGCAGCAACAAACTATTGCTAATGCACAGCCTCAATTGAATGGTTTCTTGCAATCCGCAAATCCTCGTGAAAAGGTCGAAAAGCTTGTTGGTGATCTTCAACAAGCAGCCCACGATGCGCCCGAAGACCATATCAAAGATCTCTGGCGGGACAGCCCTATCTTACAGGAATACAACCAAATTCTTCGTGCGATTTTATCGTCACCCAATGGCGAAGAACTTGCAAGGTTAACCGCAACCAAAATTTGTAGCACCCTTTATACTCAGACCGAAAAGCCTTTGGAAATCGAGGTTCTCGTCCATTTGCTCTCAAAAATTTGTGAGCTCTCATCGCTCGTTGCGCGGTACACATGGGCAGTCCTCGCTGAAGTTGAAGACGGGCAAATGTTTAATGTTCCCGTGACCGTGGCTTTAATAGATGCTGGCTTGATGGATCTCCACCGCGTTGATTTGATCCTCGCTAAACTGATCAAGGAAAAGAATGTGGCAGCCCTGGAATTGCTCGCAGCACTTATGGCTCGAGTCCTCTTCAATGACGAGCCTTCCGCGCTAAGATCCGATTTCTCTGGAAGCTTAGCTGCAATGAATCAGTGGCTTATTGAAGACCCAAATCTCAATGTAGCCAAAGACATTATTCAAAAGCTTCATGAATCTGGTATTCCGGAGTCTGTGAACGCTTTCCTTACCGACCAAGCTCGCTCCACGAGGGATCAAATGGAGTATATCTTCAGCGAATGGATCGGAGTCTACAAATTTGCCGGAGCGAATGACAAGATGTACAGCACCTTCCTTAAAGATATGCATCAGAGACAAGTGATGAATAACCAAGAAGATTCTGCTTTGTTTTTCAGACTGAGTATTGATATCTCTGTGGCTATGTTCGAGCATGAATATCAGAATTTGGGCGGAAACCTTGACGAGGCCTTCCTTTACATTGATGCTTTGGCGAAGCTGGTTGTCCTGCTGGTGAAATTCCAGGGTGACGGTGACCGTGCTGTGAAGAAGAGCAAGCCATCCTATCTTAATTCAATTCTTTCGCTCCTAGTGCTGGTCTTGAACCATCACCAAGTGATGCGGGGCGACAACTTCAACCAGCGGGTCTTTTTTAGACTCTTCTCTGGTATTCTCTGTGAATATGCCATGAGTGGCCTTCAGCAAAGAGAAGAGCATAAGGAAATGATGCGCGTATTCTCTGATAAATTCTTGTCTCTCCAGCCAAAACATTGTCCAGGCTTTGTCTATGGCTGGTTATCGTTGATTTCGCACCGTGTCTTTATGGCGGGCATGCTCACTATGGAAGATCAGTCG GGCTGGGAGCCATTCTGCGAAATAGTCCAGGTCATGCTATCATACACTGGCGAACAGTTAAAACCCGGAAGTTTCTCGTTCGTGGCAAAGGACTTGTACAAAGGTGTTTTGCGGATCTTGCTCATCCTACACCACGACTTCCCCGAATTTGTTGCAGAAAACCATTTCCGGTTTTGCACAGTTATGCCGGCACACTGCAGCCAGCTGCGTAATCTTGTGCTCAGCGCATACCCATCCTCCTTCCAAAAGCTTCCCGACCCTTTCAGAGATGGCTTGAAGGTTGATCGGTTGGATGAAATCCATCAGGCTCCCAGGATTGCGGGAGACATTGTTGCGCCTCTTCAGGCTGCTAACATCAAGAATGCTGTTGATAACGCCTTGAGAAGTTTCTCGGCGACGGATTCCGCGGTTCAGCAAATTTGTGATGCGGTTGACAATCCCTCGGAGAAGTCCACCGGCCTTTACTTCGCCCCTATCAATGTTGACATCGTTCTATTGGAAGCGCTCGTCCTCTATATAGGTCAAAGTGCCGTTTCCGCCACTGGCCAAAAGGCCGGGACCCCAGCTCCCAATAACTTGCCACAGTCCGCTTTGCTCGAGAAATTGGTGAAGGTCCTCAATCCAGAGGGGCGCTATTATTTCCTTAGTTCGATTGCAAACCAACTACGGTATCCGAATAGCCACACCCATTACTTCAGTAACGTAATGCTGGAGTTGTTTGGATCCTATCCTGCGGATCAGCAAGGGACGGACATTCGCGAGCAAATCATCCGGGTGTTACTTGAACGACTAATCGTTCACCGTCCGCACCCATGGGGATTGATTATCACGCTCCAAGAACTCCTTCAGAACAGCAGCTACCCGTTCTTCCGCCTGCCATTCATCCAAGCCGCCCCAGAGGTCAGTAAAAAGATTATTACGGAATGCTGTAGCATGGTGCTGACTTGA
- a CDS encoding uncharacterized protein (EggNog:ENOG410QEC8~COG:D~BUSCO:1654at33183): MPGTITGIPSVSLSFANNFWGKDDAGVGPMMERMHNAKATCDELKSFYSTRAAIEDEYARKLLALCRKPLGSCESGTLRASLDTMRGETEAIAKTHSTIASQMKSELEEPLAAFAGGMKERRKIVQYGIEKLLKTKIHQLHAVNKSRDRYEQDCLRIKGYLAQGHMVMGQEERKNKAKLEKTQIQLASNSSEYEAAVKILEETTGRWNKEWKAACDKFQDLEEERLDFTKSSLWTYANIASTACVSDDASCEKIRVSLENCEVEKDISMFIKEKGTGQEIPDPPRYINFCRGDLNDTSSETSEEDGYSVAQFQRTINPAFRSSSPQPSTYESHHDPDSDLARRMGHGDSGTPSSRETTVTPQKPVQSVQHQQSINPPQPAEPAQPVQSVQPIQPIQQVQPVQPAQPVQPVQPAQPVHSMPPVQPLQPVHAVHSAQQVQQTHQAHRGHQAQQAQQAHQEHQVQQTHQVRQGHPVQQAHQEHQEQQARQVRQIQRIHQAEQSPRSQRVQRAQPMQPVQPVEHPPPMDLRRGNNLPPNYEPSQHGDIPTIPHNEYPTDGMTMFCRTGPPSERSSTISANRPSSRDSQSHSDISNPTSFSSIEPPSGKQSPTKPVNGVPMPGMTNAKQQVQKKRSAFFSNSPFRRKSKHEKERQNSQLAAPTQPSRNTWASSRQTKAASQIYQRQPVLDPEPRTASPEPVDPRANFQLNVGNNVFDVASPESTARRGSQAATNKDSGLDPIAQALAELKGVRKQSSVRVSADRYHGVSSPAAAVTEPTQPPAPIQDSSKASAKRGTPPPAYNATAPVKWLDAPRPAFTSAQMQKTTQKYVGQTQSLFSSSTRSQQNTAPVQNTQQTKPASRAASPAPRRSASPQPMASTERRQSPYSISKPTPSSYQSSSVNSRYRQSPSTTPTKPVVEREYSPQPRPQRASPSPAPRASPKIAPRASPCVVHRAVSPQPQFTRPERPASSSGMELQLSTTQMEMHAGGHMGGEYGGHSRSYSHMENTHRPMSTYYGSASDVGSSVQPYRSRSRSIAAPDGRPLSRDGRPVLHFARAMYSYTAAIPEELGFMKGDILAVLRHQDDGWWEAEVTGNPTPPGLVPSNYLQRC, encoded by the exons atgCCTGGAACAATTACGGGAATTCCGTCCGTTTCTTTATCCT TCGCGAACAACTTCTGGGGGAAAGATGATGCCGGCGTGGGTCCTATGATGGAACGCATGCACAATGCGAAAGCAACATGCGATGAACTCAAGTCGTTCTATAGTA CTCGCGCCGCCATTGAAGATGAATATGCTCGGAAATTGCTGGCGCTATGCAGGAAGCCATTGGGCTCTTGTGAATCAGGTACCCTCCGTGCTTCGCTCGATACAATGAGAGGAGAGACGGAGGCGATAGCGAAGACCCATAGTACTATTGCATCGCAGATGAAAAGCGAGCTAGAAGAACCTCTTGCTGCGTTTGCAGGGGGGATgaaggaaagaagaaaaattgtGCAATATGGCATTGAAAAGTTATTGAAGACCAAAATACATCAACTCCATGCGGTCAACAAG TCAAGAGATCGATATGAACAAGACTGTCTCCGTATTAAAGGATATTTGGCCCAAGGACATATGGTTATGGGTCAAGAAGAACGGAAAAACAAAGCAAAACTGGAGAAAACCCAGATACAACTAGCCTCAAATAGTAGTGAATATGAGGCCGCCGTGAAGATCCTGGAAGAGACAACGGGCCGCTGGAATAAGGAGTGGAAGGCTGCTTGTGAT AAATTCCAAGATCTTGAGGAGGAGCGGCTGGATTTTACGAAGAGTAGTCTTTGGACCTATGCAAATATAGCATCTACTGCTTGTGTGAGCGATGATGCG TCTTGCGAGAAAATACGAGTTTCTTTAGAGAACTGCGAAGTCGAAAAAGATATCAGCATGTTCATTAAGGAGAAAGGTACCGGTCAAGAGATACCTGACCCTCCAAGATACATTAATTTTTGCCGTGGGGATCTAAACGACACAAGCTCGGAGACATCAGAGGAAGACGGTTATTCGGTTGCCCAATTTCAACGCACAATCAATCCTGCTTTTAGAAGCTCTTCTCCACAACCTTCCACCTACGAGTCCCATCATGACCCGGATTCTGACCTTGCAAGGAGAATGGGCCACGGAGACTCTGGAACCCCGTCCAGTCGAGAAACAACAGTGACTCCACAAAAGCCTGTACAGTCCGTTCAACATCAACAATCGATAAACCCACCTCAGCCAGCTGAGCCAGCTCAGCCAGTTCAATCCGTTCAACCAATTCAACCGATTCAACAAGTTCAGCCAGTTCAGCCAGCTCAGCCAGTTCAGCCAGTTCAGCCAGCTCAGCCAGTTCATTCAATGCCGCCAGTGCAACCGTTGCAACCGGTGCACGCAGTTCACTCAGCGCAGCAAGTGCAGCAAACACATCAGGCGCACCGGGGACATCAAGCACAACAAGCACAACAAGCACATCAAGAACACCAAGTACAGCAGACACATCAAGTACGGCAAGGACACCCAGTACAGCAGGCACATCAGGAACACCAAGAACAGCAGGCACGTCAAGTACGGCAAATACAGCGAATACATCAGGCAGAACAGTCACCGCGATCACAGAGGGTGCAGAGAGCACAGCCAATGCAACCAGTCCAGCCAGTAGAACATCCTCCACCCATGGATCTCAGGCGTGGAAATAACCTTCCTCCAAACTACGAACCAAGCCAGCATGGAGATATCCCAACAATCCCCCATAATGAATACCCTACGGATGGCATGACAATGTTCTGTCGAACGGGCCCCCCATCAGAGAGGAGTTCCACTATCAGCGCTAACCGCCCCTCTAGCCGGGATTCGCAGTCACATAGTGATATCTCAAATCCAACTTCTTTCTCGAGCATTGAACCGCCCAGCGGGAAACAATCCCCAACAAAGCCTGTCAATGGTGTTCCAATGCCAGGCATGACAAATGCAAAACAGCAagttcaaaaaaaaaggagtgCCTTCTTTAGCAATAGTCCGTTCAGGAGAAAAAGCAAACACGAGAAAGAACGCCAGAACTCTCAGCTAGCTGCTCCAACACAGCCAAGTCGCAATACGTGGGCGAGTTCAAGACAAACAAAGGCTGCAAGCCAAATATATCAACGACAGCCAGTTTTGGACCCCGAACCTCGAACCGCAAGCCCAGAACCAGTGGACCCTCGTGCCAATTTCCAACTCAATGTTGGGAATAACGTCTTTGATGTTGCGTCACCAGAGTCTACGGCAAGACGAGGCTCCCAGGCTGCCACAAACAAGGACAGTGGCCTGGACCCCATTGCTCAGGCCCTTGCGGAACTGAAGGGTGTCCGGAAGCAGTCTTCCGTTCGAGTTTCGGCTGACCGATACCATGGAGTATCGTCTCCAGCTGCCGCTGTCACCGAACCCACCCAACCTCCAGCTCCGATACAGGATAGTAGCAAAGCTAGTGCAAAACGCGGCACACCCCCACCAGCTTACAATGCTACAGCACCAGTTAAATGGCTGGATGCACCTCGACCAGCTTTTACGTCGGCCCAGATGCAAAAAACGACCCAGAAGTACGTAGGACAGACACAGAGCTTATTCAGCAGCTCCACCCGGTCACAGCAGAATACAGCCCCTGTTCAAAACACCCAGCAGACTAAACCGGCCTCTCGGGCCGCATCCCCTGCGCCTAGACGAAGTGCCAGCCCTCAGCCAATGGCTAGCACAGAACGCCGTCAATCCCCATACAGCATCAGCAAGCCCACTCCAAGTTCATATCAATCGAGCAGCGTGAACAGCCGATATCGACAGTCACCTAGTACCACTCCCACAAAGCCCGTGGTGGAGCGTGAGTACTCTCCGCAACCGCGCCCACAACGAGCGTCTCCCAGCCCTGCGCCCCGTGCATCACCCAAAATTGCTCCACGTGCTTCTCCATGCGTTGTACATCGTGCTGTCTCTCCTCAGCCGCAATTTACGAGGCCTGAACGCCCTGCTAGCTCGAGTGGTATGGAGCTTCAGCTTTCCACCACTCAAATGGAAATGCATGCCGGAGGTCATATGGGAGGAGAGTATGGAGGGCATTCCCGATCCTACAGCCACATGGAGAACACGCACCGTCCCATGAGCACGTACTACGGTTCAGCGTCCGATGTCGGGTCTAGTGTTCAGCCGTACCGTAGTAGAAGCAGAAGTATAGCAGCACCCGACGGAAGACCGTTAAGTAGAGACGGTCGTCCAGTTTTACATTTTG CACGAGCGATGTATAGCTATACCGCTGCGATCCCCGAAGAGCTAGGTTTTATGAAGGGTGATATTCTTGCTGTACTCCGCCATCAGGATGATGGTTGGTGGGAGGCGGAAGTTACTGGAAACCCGACTCCTCCTGGACTCGTACCAAGCAATTACTTGCAACGCTGTTAG
- a CDS encoding uncharacterized protein (EggNog:ENOG410PPQQ~COG:S~TransMembrane:3 (o94-111i123-141o147-165i)~BUSCO:14390at33183), which produces MNFAPYQDESPDVERALSPSIIDANRTKSARSSPPVQNVPSNLPSPSAFAGQGRSSLEHNVSTGFGSERYVEGRRSDVSAFETSLPLPLGVEAMLAYLLLPPAGGVFLLLVEHKSDYVRFHAWQSGMLFTTIFIIHMFFAWTSIISWLLFIADICLIAFLAAHAYRDVDTLDHYEVPFFGRLANSFVDAE; this is translated from the exons ATGAACTTCGCACCGTACCAAGATGAATCTCCAGACGTCGAGCGCGCGCTCTCTCCCTCCATCATAGACGCCAACCGCACCAAGTCCGCCCGATCTTCACCCCCAGTACAAAATGTTCCGTCAAACCTTCCCTCTCCGAGCGCCTTTGCCGGCCAAGGAAGAAGCAGTTTGGAGCACAATGTGAGCACGGGTTTCGGAAGTGAGCGGTACGTTGAAGGCCGCAGGTCGGATGTGAGCGCGTTTGAAACAAGCCTCCCACTCCCGCTGGGCGTCGAGGCAATGCTGGCATATCTATTACTTCCTCCTGCGGGCGGAGTTTTTTTGCTGCTGGTGGAGCATAAGAGCGATTATGTACG GTTTCATGCCTGGCAGTCGGGCATGCTGTTTACCACGATATTC ATAATCCACATGTTCTTCGCCTGGACGAGCATAATCTCATGGCTCCTCTTCATCGCTGACATATGCTTAATCGCGTTCCTAGCCGCCCACGCATACCGTGACG TTGACACTCTCGACCACTACGAAGTCCCTTTCTTCGGCCGCCTAGCCAATTCTTTCGTTGACGCTGAATGA